One genomic window of Arachis stenosperma cultivar V10309 chromosome 10, arast.V10309.gnm1.PFL2, whole genome shotgun sequence includes the following:
- the LOC130954455 gene encoding phosphoserine phosphatase, chloroplastic isoform X1, translated as MEGLVSSGINSVCVFCCKKHQSLFVPSSTLHLKKRNNIASGIGVEIVKHSSPMVVVAAASSVGGAKVGHFENTIPSKETLDLWRKCSAVCFDVDSTVCLDEGIDELAEFCGAGKAVAEWTARAMGGSVPFEEALAARLKLFNPSLSQVQNFLEQRPPRLSPGIQELVQKLKANHMDVYLISGGFRQMINPVASILGIPKENIFANQLLFGSSGEFLGFDANEPTSRSGGKATAVQQLRKAHGYKALAMIGDGATDLEARRPGGADLFICYAGVQLREAVATKADWLVFNFEDLINSLENLGVHYKKEEHTK; from the exons ATGGAAGGGTTGGTGAGTTCTGGGATCAACTCAGTTTGCGTTTTTTGTTGCAAAAAACACCAATCTCTTTTCGTTCCTTCATCGACGCTGCATCTGAAGAAGAGGAACAACATTGCCTCTGGGATTGGTGTTGAGATCGTGAAGCATTCTTCGCCAATGGTTGTTGTAGCTGCTGCTTCCTCTGTTGGTGGAGCTAAAGTGGGCCATTTTGAGAACACTATTCCTTCCAAAG AAACTCTTGATCTTTGGAGAAAGTGTAGTGCTGTGTGCTTTGATGTCGATAGCACCGTCTGCTTGGATGAAGGTATTGACGAGCTTGCTGAGTTCTGTGGTGCTGGAAAGGCCGTTGCTGAATGGACTGCTAG AGCTATGGGGGGTTCTGTTCCTTTTGAGGAAGCCTTGGCTGCTAGACTGAAATTGTTCAATCCCTCTTTATCTCAGGTTCAGAATTTTCTTGAGCAAAGGCCCCCACG GCTTTCCCCTGGCATTCAAGAATTAGTCCAGAAGCTGAAGGCCAATCACATGGATGTATATTTGATATCTGGAGGCTTTCGTCAAATGATCAAT CCTGTTGCATCGATTCTCGGGATACCAAAAGAGAACATTTTTGCCAATCAACTACTTTTCGGAAGCTCTGGAGAGTTTCTGGGTTTTGATGCAAATGAACCTACTTCAAGAAGTGGCGGCAAAGCTACTGCAGTACAACAACTGAGGAAG GCTCATGGATACAAGGCATTAGCTATGATTGGGGATGGTGCAACTGATCTTGAG GCTCGTAGACCAGGTGGCGCTGACTTGTTCATTTGCTATGCCGGTGTTCAACTTCGAGAAGCTGTTGCTACAAAAGCTGATTGGCTGGTTTTCAATTTTGAAGACCTCATCAATTCGCTAGa GAATTTAGGAGTACACTATAAGAAGGAGGAGCACACAAAATAA
- the LOC130954455 gene encoding phosphoserine phosphatase, chloroplastic isoform X2: MEGLVSSGINSVCVFCCKKHQSLFVPSSTLHLKKRNNIASGIGVEIVKHSSPMVVVAAASSVGGAKVGHFENTIPSKETLDLWRKCSAVCFDVDSTVCLDEGIDELAEFCGAGKAVAEWTARAMGGSVPFEEALAARLKLFNPSLSQVQNFLEQRPPRLSPGIQELVQKLKANHMDVYLISGGFRQMINPVASILGIPKENIFANQLLFGSSGEFLGFDANEPTSRSGGKATAVQQLRKAHGYKALAMIGDGATDLEARRPGGADLFICYAGVQLREAVATKADWLVFNFEDLINSLE, translated from the exons ATGGAAGGGTTGGTGAGTTCTGGGATCAACTCAGTTTGCGTTTTTTGTTGCAAAAAACACCAATCTCTTTTCGTTCCTTCATCGACGCTGCATCTGAAGAAGAGGAACAACATTGCCTCTGGGATTGGTGTTGAGATCGTGAAGCATTCTTCGCCAATGGTTGTTGTAGCTGCTGCTTCCTCTGTTGGTGGAGCTAAAGTGGGCCATTTTGAGAACACTATTCCTTCCAAAG AAACTCTTGATCTTTGGAGAAAGTGTAGTGCTGTGTGCTTTGATGTCGATAGCACCGTCTGCTTGGATGAAGGTATTGACGAGCTTGCTGAGTTCTGTGGTGCTGGAAAGGCCGTTGCTGAATGGACTGCTAG AGCTATGGGGGGTTCTGTTCCTTTTGAGGAAGCCTTGGCTGCTAGACTGAAATTGTTCAATCCCTCTTTATCTCAGGTTCAGAATTTTCTTGAGCAAAGGCCCCCACG GCTTTCCCCTGGCATTCAAGAATTAGTCCAGAAGCTGAAGGCCAATCACATGGATGTATATTTGATATCTGGAGGCTTTCGTCAAATGATCAAT CCTGTTGCATCGATTCTCGGGATACCAAAAGAGAACATTTTTGCCAATCAACTACTTTTCGGAAGCTCTGGAGAGTTTCTGGGTTTTGATGCAAATGAACCTACTTCAAGAAGTGGCGGCAAAGCTACTGCAGTACAACAACTGAGGAAG GCTCATGGATACAAGGCATTAGCTATGATTGGGGATGGTGCAACTGATCTTGAG GCTCGTAGACCAGGTGGCGCTGACTTGTTCATTTGCTATGCCGGTGTTCAACTTCGAGAAGCTGTTGCTACAAAAGCTGATTGGCTGGTTTTCAATTTTGAAGACCTCATCAATTCGCTAGagtaa